The following are encoded together in the Clostridium sp. BJN0013 genome:
- a CDS encoding spore coat associated protein CotJA, translating to MKILYSRFIPYVNPQFMRNSNLPPSSGRRLARAYVPMQPYIGLLPLNIALKKGTIFPNLVMPYPENEDCVGGK from the coding sequence GTGAAAATATTGTATTCAAGATTTATTCCCTATGTAAATCCCCAGTTTATGCGTAATTCTAATCTTCCTCCTTCTTCGGGTAGAAGGCTTGCAAGAGCATACGTTCCTATGCAGCCTTATATAGGCCTACTTCCTTTAAATATTGCATTAAAAAAAGGTACTATATTCCCAAACCTTGTTATGCCTTACCCTGAAAATGAAGATTGTGTAGGAGGAAAATAA
- a CDS encoding spore coat protein CotJB: protein MDNRENLLNKIRQLEFATLDLSIFLDNFPDNKKALSDFNTFSKQLMKLIREYELNFGALFNFGFSQSQYPWTWVNEPWPWESDM from the coding sequence ATGGATAACCGCGAAAATTTACTGAATAAAATTCGTCAATTGGAATTTGCTACACTAGATTTAAGTATATTTTTAGATAACTTTCCCGATAACAAAAAAGCATTATCAGACTTCAATACATTCTCAAAACAGCTTATGAAACTTATAAGAGAATATGAACTAAACTTTGGTGCTCTATTTAATTTTGGCTTCTCCCAAAGTCAGTACCCCTGGACATGGGTAAATGAACCCTGGCCTTGGGAATCTGACATGTAG